The Primulina tabacum isolate GXHZ01 chromosome 1, ASM2559414v2, whole genome shotgun sequence genome contains the following window.
ATGAGGCGCCTGAAGTCACTTCTCAAAATCTTAGTGGGCAAGAGCTTTGTTTGACTGAAGAGGATTTTCTTGAAATGAATGATCTAATTGGTCCGGAACCAACTTTGCAAAATCTTGTGGGACCCGTTGATAACCTAGAGAATCTGCCGTTTGATGGGTTTGATTGTTTGGGCGAGATTGACCAGTACCTAAGACGCTGCATTGTTCTTTAATGAAATGGGGCATGGCGAGTCTGGTCAGATTTCACAACTGCAAGGGAATTATTACGATAATGTTGTGATAAACCCGGTCACAAGCTCATTTTCGAACAATCTCGATAATGGAACAGTGAATTACCAGTGGACAGACGAGCAAAGATGCACTACCTTCACCGCGTCAGAAGCAAATCAAATGTTCATTAGTTCCTCAACGTCAGGTACAAAAACtattgcaaaattcagtttcgaagcaggatatgtatatgtattttacCCCAACTTTACGAGTTACACGATGTTTGTCATTTATATTTACTAATCTCATCGAGCTCTTGCTCAGATGGATGGTATGGAAAGACCATGTCATCTGCCAGAGGCAAAAACTCTCTGTGCCCAAGTGGAAACCGGGGATTTTGAGCCCACCTTGAAGAGCTCTTCTACTAATGTACTCGTATAAAACTGTATTCTAATTTTGTAAGTGTTAAACTTTTAGGTTTGATCCATCAAAATCAGATCCATAACCATAACCGTGGCGATGTTATAAACTTTCCCGCCGGAGCAAATGAGAACCAAAACAACGAACAGAATGATGGTACATACTCCTTGTTCTCGTCTGCTCTGTGGGCTTTTGTGGAGTCCATACCAACCACTCCTGCGTCGGCTTCTGAGAATGCTTTGGTAAATAAAGCTTTCGAACGAATGTCTAGCTTCAGTAGGATACGACTAAACTCCAGGAACATGAACGTTGCAACAGGTAACACCTCTGCAAGTTCAAGGATCTCGGGCAAATCTATAACTGGTTTTATATGTTTTTCTTTAGTTGGAGTGTTGTGTGCCATCTTGTGGATGATGATTGGAACCTCTCTCTGTAAGAGTGTCGGGTTGAATGTTACTGATTAAATAGAAATTTTTGCTCCAGCCACTCACTGGATGGCATAAACAATCGAGAGTTAATCGTGCAATTATGAGAAGTTATTCATTAGTCGAGGGGGATTAGAGTAAATAATTTTGGCTCATATGTTTTTTTGCTAAACcaagattattattaaaaaaaataatttattaataaaaaaatttatacaaccttattttagtaaattatatttaatctataacttataaatatgataaatattaaaaaaaatttaaaacccgAAATCTCTCACCAAGTTTTGGGCAAAAATTCGTGTGAGACGgcctcacaggtcgtattttgtgagacagatcttatatttgggtcatccattaaaaattattatttgttatgttaagaatattatttttaattgtgaatatcagtagggtagataaaaattcgtgagattgtACCCATTCTATGTTTAGATAACAATGACACGATTTAGGTTATACTCCGTTAAACACATTTAGATGACAATGACACGATTTAGGTTATACTCCGTTAAACCCATTGATTCAATCAATTATTGCATATTGTGTGGAAAAGTCAGCGGCGGCCGTAACAATTGTCCATTAGACAAATTGGACAAAGGCCGATCCGTCCTGTTTGTCTAAAATTGGCATATATTTTTGGACAAAAGAAGTGACATTTATGTAACTTTTTTTAGCATAAAAtattaagataaataaattcGATAACCATCGATCAACGTCACAACTATTCAATAATACAATCAATCTATCAaataaccaaatacaacaaaaaattattattcatgCTTGTtctataaaattatattatcatGAAATAATAAGTCTTCACTACTTCTGCCTCTCTcatatttcttaaaaaaattccaACAACTTAAATTGAATGAAACCTCTAAGATTTTGAACAGCTCAGAGAAAAAGATCTTGAAATTATTAAACTCACTAAAGGCGCAATGAAAACTTGACAAAAAATGTAGTAATACTTTAATATTCAAACACTGCAAAATCAAATTATATGTAGTAAAATATTAAAGAATAACTATCATTAAGTTTACAAGTAAAAAAAGTTTACaacaataattttatttatttgttcatATCTGCGCGCTGGTGAACAATAATTCAGTAAAATATTCACTATATTAGACTTAAAGACCAATTACCATTGTTATGTGTATTCtccaacattttttttttgagtaaAATAAATGAAGAAATGAAATAAACTCAAATTTCTTCAACCTAATTCAGAACTTAGTTATATTGTTTTATGGCTATGGAATTTCTCAGCTAGCTTCTCATGGACGACCATCACTATCATCAACACTTCGGCATATCTGGAGGCGGTGGCAGCATTTTCGCATTCGGGCCTTTTCCATTTTTAACAATGAATGTCATCCCCATTCCCCAGCTTATATGACGTTCGAAATGGCAATGCATGAACCAAACTCCTGCAACAAAAATATCATGCATGCAAATTTGAGGATGTTAGCTAGATGTAGAATGTTGTTGCGTATATACGTATGCATAAGTTTAATTTGTGTGTGTTTTTGTGTTTATAGGCGACCAATGTACCTGGATTATCCGCACGGAATCGTATAGCCGTCCATCCGTTTTTTGGAACTGCTATAGTTTCCATCAATGGAGGGTCTACGAGATTATAGTTCAAAGGATCCCTGCTTCTGTTGAAGTTCCCCAATCCTGAACCAACCACGTAAAAACTGTATCCGTGTAAGTGCATTGGATGATCCACGCCTCCGGCTATGTTTGTTCCCTGGAAGACAAGCTCCACAGTAGAATTATACTCAAGAACATTTACATCTGTCCCATTTTCAGGCGTCCACAGGAGAGCAGGGACGCTATTTTGCGTGTAATTATAGGGGAAAGGAGGATTATCGGGAAAATCAGCCTCATAAACTTCGCTGATACGCTTGTAGTATGCTTGAAGAATGGAGACTTTCGGCAGTACCAAGGTTATGTTATTGACACTTGCAAGTAACCGGTCGCCATTCGGTCCACCACACTGGTTATCAATCGGGCATGTTCGTGTGTTGATTGAAATAGCAAACAGCAATGTATCTGTGATATTTAGTGGGACATCAACAGGGTATCTTTCGTTGGCTAGACTTCTGAGCTGCTTGGTAAATGTGATGGATGCCAGCGTATCGTTGAATTGGGGGAATGTTGGAAGAATAAGTGAGGACGGTGGAGTGTAATTCCCGGCGTATTCTATAATTCCTGTGGTGGTCGTGTTGTCAAAATTTCCGGCACTGGCATAAGCCCTAGCAGCCATGTAATACTGGCTTGGGTTTTGATTAGCTTCCAGCAAAAAATCGATGGTCTGTCCCGGGGAGATGGTGATGTAATCACTGTTTATTGGCTTTGTGTAGCTTGCATCGGAACCAACAACTGTGATATTATGGTTTGCAATCTTGAAGAACATGATGTTGTTCATCACTGCATTAACCATTCGGAACAAATATGTTTTGCCATATTCCACTGTCACCTTGAATGTATCTGCATTTGCATTAAACATTGtgattatttagtaatattccATCAAACAAAATCGAAAAACATCAGTTAAAAAAGGTTAATACGCGTCGCGCTCGGGTTTCATTAGAGCTCGCACCTACTCATTAACCTTTTTTGTCAGCTTCTCATTCAAAAACCAGCTAGTACGAGAGACAAACCTTGTCTTGAGCACGGGTATTGGTCCCCGGGCTGGCCGTTGATGACATAAGCATCGGAAACATTTGGGTCGCCTCCGGTTCTTAGAAATTCCTCCATAACTTGCTGCACATCACTTTTCCACCAGTCTCCTATATATATCCCACAACACTCAAAACCGTTACTTTTACATTTCACTCTCCTTTTTTGGTTTGATATTATAAGTTTATATTTCTTTTGGTATACCTAATATGATGGGCACTTCAGCATGAGGTTTAGCGAAAGGATAGTCGTCTCTCTTCTCTGGCAGAATAACGAGAGCACCGTGCACGGTGGCCCTCGACCATTCGCTATGTGCATGCCACCACAGGGTTCCTTCCTCATCGGAGAGAACGATCCGTTGGGTAAATTTAGTACCGGGCGTGATGGGGCACTGTGTTATGTATTCGGGCCCGTCTGACCATGGATATCTCGGCTGCTTCACTCCATGCCTGAAACGAGCATAAGCATACGAGTGCTCGTTTCAAATATATCATTTGATTACTATACTGCAACCATTTAATATGTTTGGCACTGAAAATTCATACCAGTGAATGGTTATATTATGATCCGCAAGATTATAAACATCGACAAGGACTAAATCTCCTTTTCTCGCATAGATAGTTGGCCCTGGAAATTGCCCATTTATCGTGAGCATGGTCTTGTTGGTGCAAAGCCTGGTGTATGAAGTATTCCTCAGCTGTAAAATAGTTAAAATGGAACACAAAATTATACACGAGTACTATTCTCTTTGTGTAGAGTTGaaccagaaatcaagaacaattcagaaaaaaatatatataaaaaatcaaGGGAAAATAGATGACCAAAATCATAGTGAGACCAACTTACAAGGTTCGAATTTTAATCAAAGCTATCCCACAAAAAACTAAAACATCACTAAATAAAGGATCAAAATCATCCGAGAACCAACTGACAAGAATAGTATGACAAATATTCTCTTAATTTAAATCTAATTATCGACTGAACTTAATTTTAACAACATAATTCAGTCAAAAAACTCACTCTTCAGGTTTCAGGGAGATATCATAGAATTCGAACTTTGAGTTGGCTTCACAAGCTTTGAGCTTGAATtcgaatatatataaaaatataaaccaTATATAAATTTGTTTGCAATTGCACAATATGAAATATTAAACAAAAGTGCAATAAAAAACTACCTCAAACTTATAGCGACGGACTGCGGCATGGCTAGGCAATACGCCACAAAGAAGAATTACACCTATAACATGAAATATCAAAGCTTTCATCTTAGCTACCATTtactttcaatttttttcttcaaaaataaaatttaaaaaaaaaatatgcaattgaACAAAATTCGTTTTGTGCTAATATTGTTTTGATTTAGTTACATATACTTTGGGTGGTATTTATAAAGAGGGCCTGGGTTTGAATAATCAATAATATTACCAGTGGACAAAGAAGACGGCTCGCTTttgtattttttgaaaaatcaatTCCAATGGGGTTTACACTAATTATATCGTTTTCGTTCATTTTGACCATACATCAATGGAAGACACCGGTAAAACTGTCGTTGTAGTACAATTATTTTTGCTTAATATTCGATGTAATATATGGTGTGAAAATGACCAATATTTAATATTCGTGGTAATGTCTGGTGTGAAAATGACCCATAATTCTAAGTTTGAAGGCAAGTtatatttcaaaaagaaaaagtaACTGAAGACTAGTATCAATCGAACCTTCATTAATTAGTACGCTATTACTTTCTAAAGATAAGAGCTGACAAATGTTGAAGGTTCAGCCCTGCTGAAATATAAACATGCAtctgttgatatatatatatatatatatatatatatatgtttgtatGTCGTCTTCCAATCATCTTCATCTCTCATTATCAGTGTGGCGATTTTTCCTTTCATATCTCGTCAAAATCTTTGTTGTCAGACCACAAATGAAAAGTCACAAGTTATACAGGATCGgagtgaaatatttttaaataaaatatataggagagggatatcttatttatttatttatttttgaagaagAGTTCATATCTATTTTGTACCAAATGCCAATGCTGATTGCTCGGCCAAATatccttattattattattattattattattattattattattattttgaaataaatggttaaaaatttgtttaactagtttaattgtttaaaatatttttttaattactgTTATTTAAGATAAtacatatttataaaaaataattttattaatatttaatcCTTGTTAACAATTTTGTGTgctatttaatattataatctATTTAACTAATCTAAATTTGTAGGATTTATTATATGGACATTCCTGCAAAGTAATAAATATGAT
Protein-coding sequences here:
- the LOC142555710 gene encoding laccase-14-like, which codes for MVAKMKALIFHVIGVILLCGVLPSHAAVRRYKFELRNTSYTRLCTNKTMLTINGQFPGPTIYARKGDLVLVDVYNLADHNITIHWHGVKQPRYPWSDGPEYITQCPITPGTKFTQRIVLSDEEGTLWWHAHSEWSRATVHGALVILPEKRDDYPFAKPHAEVPIILGDWWKSDVQQVMEEFLRTGGDPNVSDAYVINGQPGDQYPCSRQDTFKVTVEYGKTYLFRMVNAVMNNIMFFKIANHNITVVGSDASYTKPINSDYITISPGQTIDFLLEANQNPSQYYMAARAYASAGNFDNTTTTGIIEYAGNYTPPSSLILPTFPQFNDTLASITFTKQLRSLANERYPVDVPLNITDTLLFAISINTRTCPIDNQCGGPNGDRLLASVNNITLVLPKVSILQAYYKRISEVYEADFPDNPPFPYNYTQNSVPALLWTPENGTDVNVLEYNSTVELVFQGTNIAGGVDHPMHLHGYSFYVVGSGLGNFNRSRDPLNYNLVDPPLMETIAVPKNGWTAIRFRADNPGVWFMHCHFERHISWGMGMTFIVKNGKGPNAKMLPPPPDMPKC